The Carassius carassius chromosome 5, fCarCar2.1, whole genome shotgun sequence DNA window CACCACAGGCCCGttctagccccccccccccccccccccccccccacttctaGTAATGCTTGTCCAGCCTTAACAGGCTTTGTGCTGCCCACTGGGCCCTGATGCAGCACGAGACCCGGTAAATCCTATTATACAGGAGTCACAGCACTTGATTTTCCCATTAGAGATTCCAAGCGGCGAATAAGGGTGTATTATAACACCGGCTTTGCCGCGTTCCCACCGAAAATCCCACCTCGCTCTCTCGTTTTCATGAGCTCTTTTCTTAGTATTAGCTATGTTTCATCGGTTCTTTTACTGTGGGATTCTTGATGAGCAGTAAgagctagagaaaaaaaaacaataaatggaTTAGCATTCTACATAATAGTAGCTGTTATATTCTTCTGTTGTATTCCTTGGcttaatttttatttgcattgtgagtaattaaataattaatataattaaacctTCCAGACTTATCTATGAAAATATGTAGTGGCTTTGCAATTTAAAGATACTCTCCTCGTGCCATTGGTAATGTTTCTAAACTGCTTTTTCACACAGGTTACCCAAGGCATCTTCAAACAAATCAACCAAAAGACAACCGTTTTGACATAAGACAAGAGGGACGACCAGTCGTTTTTGGAGGTGTTGAATGAATAGCAGAGAGAAGAAAGCTTTCATTCACTCTCCCTGTCAGAGTTTAGGTCAGCCAAGACCTGCTGATACGACCAAAGGTCAAGACTAGTGTCAAGAGGTGACCTGATTGGTGACCCCCAAGACGTGGTGTTTGAACTGGAACTTTAAAGGTCAGAAAAGAAACAGAAGAATAGGAGGTGTCCACTAACACAAGTGGCCTCAGTCAACTGATTTGAGAGttacaaatgttttctatgtagGGCTATTACATTTTTGCTAGTCAGTGATGTTACCACCAATTTGTGTCATCTCATTACTCATGCCATTCAAAAATTAGATCAacttctttcttttgtggaacacaacaaagttttgaaaaatgtcttagggttttctctctctctctctaaacaatgaaagtcaataagAAATGCTAAAGTTGTTTAGGAATgaaagtgtatgtatgtgtatttgtgtgtgtgtgtgtgtgtgtgtgtgtgtgtgtgtgtgtgtgtgtgtgtgtgtgtgtgtgtgtgtgtgtgtgtgtgtgtgtgtgtgtgtgtgagaatgcttgaatgcgtgtgtgtgttccaTTAAAGACAAACATACTTTTATCTTtttgggcacaaaacctgttgctaacatttttcagatttttccaTCTTACACAACCATATTTGTCCCAGCTGAACCAACATTGTTGCTACCGTTGACCATGTGGTCACTAAACCTTCTTTAAGGCTTCCTAATGAACCCTCTGACCCATCAAAGACAGATCTTCTTGAGACAATGCTTTAGGCTTCCTCTGCTGTGGTCCTGTGTCATCCTGGGTTCAGTCTGCGAGACAGCGGTCCAAAAGGTCACTCAGGGTCTCTCATTAGTCtaggaaacagaaagaaacaatGAGAACAGATGAAGAGTGACCTCACTCTATAAGTAGTGGGTTAAAAcaatatcaaaatcaaaacagctCGATCTGAGGTGTGACTTCTGTTTGCCAATCGTACAGCTCTGTTTGTCAAAAGACAATCTTAAAACTGGCAATAAGCTTCAGGGAAGTGCAAGATGACAGTTTTGGTTTACATTATGAAGAGGAAATTTCCTAAACCTTAAGTGCTTAGACAGTTTCTACACacaaaagtgaataaattgtattatatatagtcAAGGTGCATGTATATGTAGCTGTTAAAACGTAGAAAAATATTGTTAAGCAATAATGATAATATAGGTCTAACTGATCTCAGTCACTAAATCTGCTTTGCCTCTTAAAATAAACAGGCataaaaactacataaaaaagaagaagaagacctTTCTTTAAACCATGTCTAATAAACATAGAGACATAAGAGCAAAATACCCTTAgggtaatacaaataaaaaatacactctaaaataatgctataatgcattaactaatcaACTTGACTAGTAACATAAAACACTTAAAACGAAAAACAAtaagaaaagtattaatttcactAAAATAAAACCATGTGTGATGCGTCTGGGAACGTCCTGTTTAAACTAAAATGACTTTGTATGACAAAGTAACCTAATTCAACTGACATGTTTACATTATCTTTCGCTTCTCATTACAAACTTGGCACAGTGCAGTGGCTGAGGCTGAAAGAAGAGCAGCACACACGGGCTTTAGGACCCAGCGCTTTTCTCTTCTGCAGGAGCGTCTTTTTGTCCGTTGCAAGCGCGCATTGATTGTGACTTCGAGATTTACCATCTGTAGAGTCCCATGTGGTTCAAGTCAATTAACGTCACCGGCCGGATATTTGAAACCTATATTTCAAAATGCAAAACCTTTCCTAAAGTCATCTTTAAAGGCAAATAGAAAATGATGAAATATTATGAATATCTGTGGAAGTGTCATTTCTTGCAcaattctgttttctgttttccaCTATGCAAATATGAAACGTTAatcttttttgtaattattaattacaataataatatctGTAGTTATAAGGAGCAGTATGAAATAATTAGATATGTGCACAGTTCATTATTTTGCACTCAGCATAGATTAGTCCAAATAATATGACAGTAAACGATTTAAAACACACTTTGTGTGCCGTCAATAACATTATCTCCTGCCTTTCATATTTATTTCACAGAATAGCCTTTAAACTCTCTTGCTTGCTTGCTCTAGGAGTCTGTCATATCTGTGATGTCAAGCCCAGCCTGCGCGCCACTCAGCGCGGTTTCCCCGCCACAATGTAGCAAAGGACGCGGCTTCAAAGGCGGTTAAATCAAGATCAGAACACTGAACTACTGCTCTTATCAGGACACAGTATCTCACAGACGCGCGCGGAGAGGATGTGTCTTTATTTAGAATGTTTAAAAATAACAGTTCTACTTATAAATAGGTGAACGTCATCAAGAACTCTCACTTGTGTTATTTTGTGTTGCCTGGCTACAGGGGGACATGAAATCACTGCTCAGTTTGTTACAGCTGGTCACGTTTTTCTCAAAGTTTATAGGAATCCATAGTTTGTAAAACAAAGCTTCCAGTAGAAACAGAGGATTTTGTTTAAACATAGCtttttcgtttttattttttgttttggcgGGGGATAATATAAGTTGCGCACCTGCGGGCTAGACAACTGCACAAAGAAAACACGGAGAAAAAAAGGCCACATCTCTGAGGAAAAAAAGTTTTCGTCAAATTAAAGCACTGGAAACCAGGTGAGATGCTCTGACAGATAATGTATGTGATTGTGGAGGCAAGGCAACAGCTGTCAGTCAGAGCTGAACCCCCTCCTCTCTTCACGCAGTGCGCATGAGCGTCCACAGAGAACCCACAGACGAGGGAAATTTAAAAAAACGGGGGACAACAAGTGCCCCGAACGACAGAAGAGCTTTCCTCTGTCTCGTTATTAAAGATTTTCTATACCGCAGAACAACTGCAGCATTAACAGGTAAGATGCGGTTTATTTCATGTTTCTATTATCGTTAATTTTAAATAAGACAAGAGGATGCGCACCTGTTTCGGACTTGCATTTGATGCATAACTGATATAAatatctgattttattttataggcGGTGTTCTGTAAACAACTGCAAAAAGTTTCGCGTCTATTTTTAAGAAATAGCCTACTTAACGCTTTTTGGTTAAATTAAGTATTAAGCTACATGAAAGCTTGACTGACAGGTAACGGTGACGACAGATGATCACCGAttagtcaacaaaacaaatatcACATCAAAACTGGATtgtacaaattacatttttatctttttgtttCTTGCTCACACAGTTATTGTGTATCAGTTTTTTGTTGGTGGCTTCCTactttattcatattttcaaatgAATGTGTTCTCATGTCGTGGTGACGTGTCAGATTgttttatggtaacactttattttagggtgtcCTTGTTACGCATGTtagtacatgtacttactattataatgatAATTAATTAGTTATGCATAATTAGATGGAAGTAATTATAAGCCTAACCCTACTTAATAAAAGTACTTTAATACTCAATATTTTATAAAGGTCAACTGTTTTTCCTTTACTTTTCTTTTCGGGAAATAGTCACATTTTTTACTATGTGTATTTGCGTTTTCATGGGACTGAATGCACATTTCTAAAAttcccctttttttctttcttctttgcaTGGTTCATTTACTTGCGTTTTATCTGCCAGAAGATGATTGAAAGTGGAATAACAAGCAGGATGTCAGGAGTTCATGAAAACCCTGTACAAAGTCACCACACCTCCACACAAGACTACAGGTAGGGGGTGATTTACTTTGATGGCTGAACCCACTGCTTTTCAACCTTGAGCAGATTAGAGAATAAAAAGATAATTTTGGGAAGAAGAAGAGCGCTGCTAATCTTAATACAATCTCCACCTTCcctattctgtaaaataaaggtaTGTTTTGAGAGGCAAGGAATTGGGGTTTGTGAAAAAGAAAGGAGTGAGAGAATACATCATCTTTGCTCTGAATGGATCTGTCAGAAAGCATCAGCTCTGTTTACACGCCCGCTGTCGGCACACGGAGGGATTGAGGACCTTGGCAGGGGCCCCCACGGGTCACCAAGGAGAAGTGGCTCCCAATTAGAATGTAAACGAGGGCGACTTGAGCTGTGATAAACCGTGACTGTGTGCGCCCGCCTCCCCCTTTCTGTGGGACACGTAATGGTTTGCATCAATGagcaaataaaatcattttttctTCCACTTCACCCTAATGACCGTAAACTGAACAATACACAGCTGGGTTTACAATTAGACTTCAGAAATGCTAATAAGTACAAGGATGTAGGCTCCCTTTTCTTGACGATCGTAAATTTGAGTTCATGTGGCATGTTATGAATTCTTCCCAAAATCAAGCCCCCTCTCCTCCCAATTACCGAAACATGGTTTTTAAGGCAGTATTATAACGAATATcattattaatctattttttttgttattatatctGTGCATCAATCTCAGACCTGCAGTGTGAGACAATGTTTTTCTAAAACGTAATGTGCTTCTTATGTTACAGTACAGCCATTGTCTCACAACACAACAAGTGAATGCTCTTCCTGGCAACATTTATAACTGTCGGTTACAGTCACGTCAAAATTAGTTTTAGATGATTTCTCAGTTTTAGATGTTTTCTTTGAATGAAGGATTCTAAGCACTTAATGTAATTTgtatacaatattataatataaaatattttctacatagaatatttaaataaaaaattcaatgtGTATAAAATAGgtgttattatttaaataaaatatataatattcaacACACAACCCGAGGGAGTTTAATAATTGTTGTGCCAATTAATTACTAATCAGTCATTAATTTACCAGTGTTAAATTAAACTTGATTAATATAAGTTAATATTGGCTTACAAAATAAATAGAGAGCAATTTTAATGAGGAAATcaatatttgaagaaaaaaaaattccactacAAAATGAAAGGGCGGAGAAATCAGTTTTAATTCCATTAAATGTTTACACTCAACAGAAAAAGACTGATTAAGGCTCAGCAATATGAAGCAGAACTTATAAAGCCAGGTGTTAAACTGTCCCACATGGTGTCTTTTTCATGTCTTTATGTGGATAGGCATTAGGAAGCCATTTCAAATCGCATGACAGTGTAGTGTTGACATGTTCGGTGTCTAAGGTTTCATgctagtaagtgtgtgtgtgtgtgtgaaaaggatCATTTTTCAGAAGCTCCAAACCAGAGCAATCAGGGTCCTTAAGCCCATGTCCCCAAGTTCTTCCTTCAATGCTGTAATTTATTCAGGTGGCAGACTGTGTGTGCAGTGTGGCTTGACCTCCACCTCCTTCAGCGACCCCCTCCCAGATACCCCCCTTAGCTACTGTCTGATGCCTCCAGGCGGGGGGGCTGGGGGAGAAGGGGACAGGGGTTGGGTGGAAAGGGACAGGGAAACAGATGGCATCCTATTTTTCTCTGTTGTGTTAGGCCTGTCATTCCAGTAGATTAATGCAAGGGGTTGGTTAAAAAAAAACCGGTAAAGACAATCAAGGAAAGGTCTGGGGGGGAAACAATAGAGCCACGTGCCGCTGTGCAGATTTGTCGTTTGGGACACAATAGGTGATCGTTTTTCAATGGGGCTGGACCAACTGTTGCAGGCAACGTGTGCCACATACCCATGTTTCAAATGATATCATGGGTTGTTTACATATGATTCAGCCAATGACGGTGCAGACAGCGGTAGTCACCTGACCACAGTTAGAGGTTGGTTTAATGGAGAGGGGGGGCACTGAAGTGTCCAGACACACAAAATAACTGAAAAGTGAGGGTTGTCATAGCGACCCCAATTATTGGACTGAATAGCGAGTGTGTAGTGAAGTCTGGAGAGAATACAAGAGGGTTTCTCCAATTTCTTGATGCTTAGTCCAAATGAAGAAATGGCTGAGTAAATAATTCTCACTGCACTGGATTAGATCAGAGGGTGAGCGTATTTTTATTTCCGTCCCCAAAGAACAGATTTACAAAAATACTTTATTGTTTAGCTATTTACAAGAAAACCTGTTAAATGAGAAAAGAATAGGAATAATacgaatttaacattgaaaactGACAATTAGAAGACAAAATTGAATTCATAAAAGTGCGATTGTTTCCACAGTTCTCTTTTTGTCATATTAAATTCATATTTGTGCTTTAGTACTGAGAGCTATGCTGTGTTTTTGTAGACTCCTGACCACAGACCCTTCGCAGCTGAAGGACGAGCTGCCTGGCGATCTTCAGTCCCTGTCCTGGCTCACTTCTGTGGATGTTCCCCGACTGCAGCAGATAGGATCTGGACGAGCTGATTTTGCCAGTTCTGCTCAGAACAGCCTGCTGGAGCGACAGACAGGTCAGGAGCTTTATAGACTGTGTATGGTTAGAAGTGACAAAGTGAAGTGAGATTGAATGGATGGATTGAGTTAAAAATGGCAGtcccaaaaataaagaaaagaaatatcGGAATTCATCCAACAGCATCTAAGATGCCAAACTTTATATATTAGCCTGTAATTAAAGGCTGTTATTTATTCGGATccgtatttatttgtttgtaatttttatgtctttactagtgctgtcaaatgattaatcctgatcaatcacatccaaaatagatgtttttgtttacataatatatgtgcgtGTACTGTGTATGAAACGtttatgttttgaaaatatttagaatatttataatttatattaaatataaatatatttaatatatgaatgtaacatatttttttaaatatatacatgcatgtgtgtgtatttataaatacataataaatatacacagaacacacatatattctgtgtgaacaaaacttttattttggatgcgattaatcacaattaatagtttgacagcactagtctttagcatatttgtcattttgcattcattctaagaatttttattttttttaccaaacctTTAGATTATTCTTTaacccagtttttttttataaatatttaaaatatatatatttttagaaagctGTGCCttcaagggttagttcatccaaaaatttcaattcggtcattaattactcaccctcatgtcattccaaatgcataagaccttcgttcatctttggaacacaaattaagatatttttgatggaagcATCCATAGACAGCGAGAATACTACCACGATCAACtcacagaaacatagcaaggatatcagtaaaatagtccatgtgacatcaggagtTCAatcgtaattttacgaagctgtGAGAACACTTTTTGTGCGCAAATAATGCTCGCACTTTCTACTGAATGTAAACAACACTGATTATGTTCTGGGGTACATAACTCGGGGAGAATAATtgctaaataaattatgttattattatcttTGCacgcaaaaagtattctcataactTCGTAAAATTACGATTGAactcctgatgtcacatggactattttactgatatccttgctatgtttctgtgcGTTGATCGTGGTAGTATTCTCGCTGTCTATGGAGGCTCAGAGAACTCTcggattccatcaaaaatatcttaatttgtgttccaaagatgaacgaaggtcttatgcatttgaaacgacatgagggagagtaattaatgacagaattagatTGTTAGGGTAAAATAACCCTTTAATAATAGTTGACTGAATCCCTAAACAACCCTTTGCTGAAACTTTCAGCTCAGCTGAATAGCATGACGGTAGCAGGCGGAGCAGGATCTGCGATTCATCTACAGAGTGAAATGCAGCACAGCCCTCTAGCCATCAGTAGCGTGAGTGAGGTTTCAGATTTCAAACAATTATATCATACATGTGCAACTAATTCAGAATGTAACCACCATTTGTAATAGAGTTAAAATAATCTTGTGTTTACAGATgtattctgtgttgtttttgtagaTGCCTCAGTTTTCCCCTGGGTTTCCGTGTGCCGCTTCAGTGTATCAAACAGCCCCTCAACAAGTGCTCACTTTCACTCAGGCAAACCAGCAGGTTGGTTCAGTAATTGGGATTATTTGTAAAGACTGTTcaaagtattaatattattatacagtatatcaagATACTATTCCTGTGTTCAATTCTTTAGTGTTCTCCCGGTGGGATTTATGGCAACTACAACAGCCAGAGTCTGTTTCCTCAACCCCGTATAATTGCTCACAACCAGGACTTGCAGCCCAAGACATTCCCTAAACCAATCTACTCCTACAGGTGAAAGAAGGTTCACCGCGACAGACTCTGAAAAACATTATGATTCTCTGGAAAGGGAACAAGATTTTATTTGTCTCAGGTTGACTATGTTTGATATCTTTTCTCAGCTGTCTGATTGCCATGGCTTTGAAGAACAGCAAAACAGGCAGCCTTCCTGTTAGTGAGATCTACAGCTTCATGAAAGAGCACTTCCCTTATTTCAAGGTGAGGAGTTCATGCAAAAGAATGCCGGCGACTAGGCCATGGAGTCAAATAAATGTTACTTACAATATACTGTCCTCTCGATTACTGTGCTTCTCAGACAGCACCTGATGGATGGAAAAATTCTGTACGCCACAACTTGTCCTTGAACAAGTGCTTCGAGAAGGTGGAGAACAAGATGAGCGGTTCCTCCAGAAAGGGTTGTCTCTGGGCACTCAATCCTGCAAAGATTGATAAAATGGAGGAAGAGATGCGGAAATGGAAACGCAAGGATCTCCCAGCCATCCGTTGCAGCATGGCCAATCCAGGTCTCAAATCATTGACTATTATCTTTATTATACATCTTTGCTCTGACAACACTCTAGCAGTGAATTTTCTTACATTTAAGGCTGGTTACAGTTCCTCAGAACAAAGCAAACTCATGCAGAAATACACACCTTGTTTTTAGGAAGACACATgacaaataaaatgcaatgcattctAATATTGACTGCATGCTTCATGTCAAGCATGCTTCATATACCCCCAAAAAACTGGAGCCTGTGCCCATGACACATTATGAGATTTTCAGTGAAATCGGTCAACTCCTACTGCACAAAATCTGCAGAAATTACGTAGACATAGTAACTGAAAAGTAACTGTAGACATTAATACGGTCCTGTTTTGGTACTTTTTCTTTTACCAGATGAATTAGACAAACTCATTACAGACAGACCGGAGAGCTGCAGACAGAAGTCCATTGAGACTGGCATGACTCGCTTGCCCAGCTGCCCACCAGGGCCGACCCTCCCAATACCAGCGCAGATGCAGCCCCAACCAGTGGTCACTCTCTCTCTACAGTGCCTCCCTATGCATCAGCACTTTCAAATGCAGCTCCAGAATCAGTCTCGCTTGGCTCCGGCCTCCCCTGCTCCTGCTCAGACACCCCCTCTCCACACCGTCCCCGACCTGACAAACAAGCAGCACAGCGACTTCTACACGGTTCACCCCGACATGAATTCAGAGGTGGATGCACTGGACCCAAGTATTATGGACTTCACCTGGCAAGGTAACTGTGTAAATAATCgaatgatattaaaatattgaaagccacagaatgtttgtttgtttccgaGCTGGTATCTAACACAGTTCTTCTCTTCTGATTGCAGGAAACCTGTGGGAGGAGATGAAGGATGACAGCTTTAACCTGGAGACATTAGGGACACTCAGTAACTCCCCACTTCGGCTGTCTGACTGTGACCTGGACACTGGCAATGTCACACCTGTGTCCAGTGCAGGAGGACTGCCTTACCCAGACCTGCAGCTGACAGGCCTCTACTCTTCATACTCGGCTGTGGATGCCTTTTCTAACCAGTACATGAACACACAAGGAGGAACGAAGCCTATCGTTTTGCTTTAAATGCACCTGCAAGAAATTCAACAAACTGAGCTTTACCTCCCAGGACCATCTATAAAGCTTTCAATCCGAGCCTTCGTGGTGTGCCAGACTCCAAAACACATCCTGCAACACAGATTTCTTCCAAGGCAGCCAAAAATGTTTTGTTCAATTATT harbors:
- the LOC132141587 gene encoding forkhead box protein N4-like isoform X1, which translates into the protein MIESGITSRMSGVHENPVQSHHTSTQDYRLLTTDPSQLKDELPGDLQSLSWLTSVDVPRLQQIGSGRADFASSAQNSLLERQTAQLNSMTVAGGAGSAIHLQSEMQHSPLAISSMPQFSPGFPCAASVYQTAPQQVLTFTQANQQCSPGGIYGNYNSQSLFPQPRIIAHNQDLQPKTFPKPIYSYSCLIAMALKNSKTGSLPVSEIYSFMKEHFPYFKTAPDGWKNSVRHNLSLNKCFEKVENKMSGSSRKGCLWALNPAKIDKMEEEMRKWKRKDLPAIRCSMANPDELDKLITDRPESCRQKSIETGMTRLPSCPPGPTLPIPAQMQPQPVVTLSLQCLPMHQHFQMQLQNQSRLAPASPAPAQTPPLHTVPDLTNKQHSDFYTVHPDMNSEVDALDPSIMDFTWQGNLWEEMKDDSFNLETLGTLSNSPLRLSDCDLDTGNVTPVSSAGGLPYPDLQLTGLYSSYSAVDAFSNQYMNTQGGTKPIVLL
- the LOC132141587 gene encoding forkhead box protein N4-like isoform X2 — encoded protein: MTVAGGAGSAIHLQSEMQHSPLAISSMPQFSPGFPCAASVYQTAPQQVLTFTQANQQCSPGGIYGNYNSQSLFPQPRIIAHNQDLQPKTFPKPIYSYSCLIAMALKNSKTGSLPVSEIYSFMKEHFPYFKTAPDGWKNSVRHNLSLNKCFEKVENKMSGSSRKGCLWALNPAKIDKMEEEMRKWKRKDLPAIRCSMANPDELDKLITDRPESCRQKSIETGMTRLPSCPPGPTLPIPAQMQPQPVVTLSLQCLPMHQHFQMQLQNQSRLAPASPAPAQTPPLHTVPDLTNKQHSDFYTVHPDMNSEVDALDPSIMDFTWQGNLWEEMKDDSFNLETLGTLSNSPLRLSDCDLDTGNVTPVSSAGGLPYPDLQLTGLYSSYSAVDAFSNQYMNTQGGTKPIVLL